From Virgibacillus ihumii, the proteins below share one genomic window:
- the gnd gene encoding phosphogluconate dehydrogenase (NAD(+)-dependent, decarboxylating), protein MEIGMIGLGKMGLNLTLNLLDHQHKVIGFDKHTASAESVANNNFHLAASVTELVERLPVPRKIWLMVPAGEVTTSVIDELTLLLDKDDILIDGGNSNYKDTLHRNEQLSEHGIYFFDCGTSGGVNGAREGACTMVGGDAEKFKEIEPLFRDVSLENGYLYTGKCGSGHFLKMVHNGMEYGMMQAIGEGFDILEKSEFNYDYEKIAKVFNHGSVIRSWLMELMENAFSKDANLDEIRGVMNSSGEGKWTVETALDLQAAAPVIALSLMMRYRSQEDDTFSGKVVAALRNEFGGHDVVKK, encoded by the coding sequence ATGGAAATAGGGATGATAGGCCTCGGCAAGATGGGTCTTAATTTAACGTTGAATTTATTGGATCATCAGCATAAGGTGATCGGGTTTGATAAACATACTGCGTCAGCTGAAAGCGTTGCCAACAATAATTTTCATCTGGCAGCATCAGTGACGGAATTAGTGGAACGTTTGCCGGTTCCGAGAAAAATTTGGCTGATGGTTCCGGCGGGAGAGGTTACAACGTCAGTTATTGATGAGTTAACACTGCTCCTGGATAAAGACGATATACTGATTGACGGTGGAAATTCCAATTATAAAGATACATTACATCGCAATGAACAGTTATCGGAACATGGAATTTATTTCTTTGATTGCGGTACGAGCGGCGGTGTAAATGGAGCCAGAGAAGGGGCATGTACGATGGTCGGCGGTGATGCGGAAAAATTTAAGGAAATTGAACCGCTGTTTCGTGATGTTTCGCTCGAAAATGGCTATCTGTATACCGGAAAATGCGGAAGCGGCCACTTCCTGAAAATGGTCCATAATGGTATGGAATATGGCATGATGCAGGCAATTGGCGAAGGATTCGATATTCTGGAAAAAAGTGAATTTAACTATGATTATGAAAAGATTGCCAAGGTATTTAACCATGGGTCGGTAATTCGCTCCTGGCTGATGGAATTAATGGAAAATGCTTTTTCGAAAGATGCCAATCTTGATGAAATTCGCGGTGTGATGAACTCATCCGGTGAAGGCAAGTGGACAGTGGAAACAGCGCTTGATTTACAGGCTGCGGCACCGGTTATTGCATTATCATTGATGATGCGGTATCGCTCACAGGAAGATGATACATTTTCCGGGAAAGTTGTTGCAGCATTGCGAAATGAATTCGGCGGACACGACGTTGTAAAAAAATAG
- a CDS encoding GntP family permease — protein MSTTGLILLAVFGVALLLFLVIKTKLHAFIALLVVSYIIGLLSGMSPEKVLQAVSDGMGGTVAEIAVIIGVGAMFGEILKVSGGAERLAMTLMDKFGEKRVNWALMLTGFIISIPVFLDVAFVILVPILYSLAQKMKKSLLFFAIPLLAGLAVTHSFVPPTPGPIAVASLLDANLGWVILFGLIAGIPAAIIAGPIFGTYISKKIHVEVPKEMLKNMAEDARGKEYDKDLPSFKMIASLILLPLFLILLNTFTSASLPEDSAVRSALTFIGNPGVALTITALLTFYLLGTRRGYSKEEIQEIATKSLEPAGIIILITGAGGVFGQVLVETGIGDIIANTMQNLNIPVLVFAFLVAGAVRIAQGSATVAMVTAASLITPVIDTLGLEGPILALLVITVASGATIASHVNDSGFWLVNRFLGLSEKDTLKSWTVMETIIGFVGFGMALIISMFI, from the coding sequence ATGTCCACAACAGGACTGATTTTGCTTGCGGTATTTGGTGTAGCCTTGTTGCTATTTCTCGTTATAAAGACAAAGCTGCATGCGTTTATTGCACTACTTGTTGTCAGTTATATTATTGGCTTACTGTCAGGTATGAGTCCGGAAAAAGTATTACAGGCCGTCAGTGATGGAATGGGGGGAACAGTTGCTGAAATTGCCGTTATCATCGGTGTCGGCGCGATGTTTGGTGAAATTTTAAAAGTATCCGGCGGTGCTGAACGCCTGGCCATGACACTCATGGATAAATTTGGTGAAAAGCGCGTTAACTGGGCATTGATGCTGACCGGTTTCATTATTTCAATTCCGGTATTTCTCGACGTTGCATTTGTCATTTTAGTACCTATCTTATACAGTCTGGCACAAAAAATGAAAAAGTCTTTGCTGTTTTTCGCGATTCCCTTACTCGCAGGTCTTGCGGTTACACATAGCTTTGTACCGCCGACTCCGGGTCCAATCGCGGTAGCATCACTCCTGGATGCTAACCTTGGCTGGGTCATCCTGTTCGGTTTGATTGCGGGTATTCCAGCTGCAATCATTGCCGGTCCAATTTTCGGAACATATATTTCGAAAAAAATCCATGTCGAAGTTCCGAAAGAAATGCTGAAGAACATGGCGGAAGATGCACGTGGAAAGGAATATGATAAAGATTTGCCAAGCTTCAAGATGATTGCTTCACTGATTCTTTTACCATTATTCCTAATCTTACTGAATACGTTTACAAGTGCTTCCCTCCCGGAAGACAGTGCTGTCAGATCAGCTTTAACATTCATCGGTAACCCGGGCGTAGCCTTGACAATTACAGCGTTGCTGACATTCTATCTGCTTGGTACACGCCGCGGTTATTCCAAAGAAGAAATTCAGGAAATTGCTACTAAATCACTGGAACCAGCCGGTATCATTATTCTGATTACCGGTGCTGGTGGTGTTTTCGGGCAGGTATTGGTTGAAACAGGAATTGGCGATATCATAGCCAATACGATGCAGAACCTGAACATTCCGGTGTTGGTATTTGCATTCCTTGTGGCCGGAGCTGTTCGTATTGCACAGGGTTCGGCAACTGTCGCAATGGTTACCGCAGCAAGTTTGATTACACCTGTTATCGACACGCTGGGGCTTGAAGGACCAATCCTTGCATTGCTCGTTATTACCGTTGCATCAGGTGCTACCATTGCATCACACGTTAACGACTCTGGCTTCTGGCTGGTTAATCGATTCCTCGGTTTATCTGAAAAAGACACACTGAAATCCTGGACAGTAATGGAAACAATTATTGGATTTGTCGGTTTCGGTATGGCGCTGATTATTAGTATGTTTATTTAA
- a CDS encoding MurR/RpiR family transcriptional regulator, with translation MVNNNQHCLASIRSNYGKFSDKEKSIADFILENPQNIIHHTINQVSEELGVAESTVFRFCQRIGFKGFQAMKIALAAEVVTPIKDIHEKINEEDSIGTVSEKVFRSNIKTIEDTLHVQDETVIEDTVEAILKAKKVHFFGSGGSAVVAMDAYHKFIRSGIDINANLDAHMQIMAASQLTSGDLAILISHSGSTKDLLDILQILKENNVKIIAITNFAKSPLTKEADINLYTVAEETDFRSEALSSRIGQLTIIDALYTNVMIANNEAGQEALQNMRRGISLKRL, from the coding sequence ATGGTAAACAATAACCAGCACTGTCTTGCCAGTATACGAAGCAATTATGGAAAATTCAGCGATAAAGAAAAATCGATTGCCGACTTTATTTTGGAGAATCCCCAAAATATTATTCACCATACCATTAATCAGGTATCGGAAGAATTAGGAGTAGCCGAGTCAACCGTATTCCGCTTCTGCCAACGTATCGGCTTCAAGGGGTTTCAGGCGATGAAAATCGCACTGGCTGCCGAAGTTGTCACCCCTATTAAGGATATCCATGAAAAAATAAATGAAGAAGACAGCATCGGGACAGTTTCAGAAAAAGTTTTCCGCTCCAACATCAAAACCATCGAGGACACCTTGCACGTCCAGGATGAAACTGTCATCGAAGACACCGTGGAAGCTATTCTGAAAGCAAAAAAGGTACACTTTTTCGGGAGCGGCGGATCTGCCGTTGTCGCGATGGATGCCTATCATAAATTTATCCGCAGCGGGATCGATATCAACGCGAATCTGGATGCACATATGCAGATTATGGCAGCATCCCAACTGACAAGTGGTGATCTGGCGATTTTGATTTCACACAGCGGTTCAACAAAAGACTTACTGGATATCCTGCAAATTTTAAAAGAGAATAATGTAAAAATAATCGCCATCACAAACTTTGCCAAATCGCCCCTCACCAAAGAAGCTGACATAAACTTATATACCGTAGCAGAAGAAACTGACTTCCGCTCCGAAGCACTGTCATCCCGGATCGGACAGTTAACCATCATCGACGCACTCTACACAAATGTTATGATTGCCAACAACGAAGCCGGTCAGGAAGCACTGCAGAACATGCGACGCGGCATTAGTTTGAAGCGATTGTAG
- the gntK gene encoding gluconokinase: protein MKQQDLYLGVDIGTTSTKAVLYRKNGGVETSHTIDYPLDTPDTLVAEQNPEEIFNAVLGVIRETIRKGNVSDDQLRLISFSSAMHSLIAVGDNDELLTSSITWADTRAADYARKIKEEHNGHEIYLRTGTPIHPMSPLAKLVWMKTEKPEIFNKARKFISIKEYVFHKLFGEYVIDYSIASATGLFNLQTLDWDEGALELAGIRPEQLSKIFPTTHQLTGVNEEHRTYMGISADVPFIIGASDGVLSNLGVNAIEEGVIAVTIGTSGAIRTVYNEPKTDPKGRIFCYALTENHWVIGGPVNNGGIILRWLRDEFAAAEVETAKRLSIDPYDVLTKIASGVNPGADGLIFHPYLKGERAPIWNANARGSFFGLSIHHKKEHMVRAVLEGTLYNLYSVLLALEELTGEPKSIQATGGFARSETWRQMMADIFDKPVIVPESFESSCLGAAVLGMYATGEIDDFSIVSEMVGDTNTHYPDEKTTNIYRELLPIYIRLSRMLTEEYESITAFQRKHLEQD, encoded by the coding sequence ATGAAGCAGCAAGATTTATACCTGGGTGTGGATATTGGAACAACAAGTACAAAAGCTGTTCTGTACCGGAAAAACGGGGGAGTGGAAACGTCCCATACAATCGATTATCCACTGGATACACCAGATACGCTTGTGGCGGAACAGAATCCGGAAGAGATATTCAATGCGGTGCTTGGGGTAATCCGGGAGACAATTCGCAAAGGTAATGTTTCTGACGACCAACTTCGTCTTATCTCATTCAGTTCGGCAATGCACAGTCTGATTGCAGTTGGTGACAACGATGAATTGCTGACAAGCAGCATTACCTGGGCTGATACACGGGCAGCTGATTATGCCCGAAAAATAAAAGAAGAACATAATGGCCATGAGATTTATTTACGAACTGGGACACCGATACACCCGATGTCCCCACTTGCAAAACTGGTCTGGATGAAAACAGAGAAGCCGGAGATCTTCAACAAAGCGCGGAAATTTATTTCGATCAAAGAATATGTTTTTCATAAACTTTTTGGGGAGTATGTGATTGATTATTCGATTGCCTCTGCTACCGGATTGTTTAATTTGCAAACTCTGGATTGGGATGAAGGGGCACTGGAACTTGCCGGTATTAGACCGGAGCAGCTATCCAAAATTTTTCCGACAACCCATCAATTAACAGGTGTGAACGAGGAACATCGTACATACATGGGAATTAGTGCAGATGTTCCGTTCATTATCGGGGCAAGTGACGGTGTACTGTCAAATCTCGGTGTGAATGCGATTGAAGAAGGTGTTATTGCGGTCACAATCGGGACGAGTGGAGCGATTCGAACTGTGTACAATGAACCGAAAACAGATCCAAAAGGGCGGATTTTTTGCTACGCCTTGACGGAAAACCATTGGGTGATTGGCGGACCGGTCAACAATGGCGGCATTATTCTGCGCTGGCTCCGTGATGAATTTGCTGCCGCGGAAGTGGAAACCGCCAAACGGTTGTCGATTGATCCGTACGATGTGCTGACAAAAATTGCTTCAGGTGTTAATCCCGGTGCGGATGGTCTTATCTTTCATCCATACTTAAAAGGTGAGCGCGCACCAATCTGGAATGCCAATGCGCGCGGATCATTTTTCGGCCTTAGCATTCATCATAAAAAAGAGCATATGGTTCGTGCAGTATTGGAAGGAACACTTTACAACTTGTATTCGGTGCTGTTAGCGCTTGAAGAATTGACAGGAGAGCCGAAAAGCATTCAGGCGACAGGTGGTTTCGCCCGGTCAGAAACATGGCGGCAGATGATGGCGGATATTTTTGACAAACCTGTTATTGTTCCGGAAAGCTTTGAAAGTTCCTGTCTTGGTGCTGCAGTACTCGGTATGTATGCGACAGGTGAAATAGATGATTTCAGCATTGTCTCGGAAATGGTTGGTGATACCAACACCCATTATCCGGATGAGAAAACAACAAATATTTACCGGGAATTGCTGCCTATCTATATCCGGCTTTCCCGGATGCTGACGGAGGAATATGAAAGTATCACAGCGTTTCAGCGAAAACATTTGGAACAGGATTAA
- a CDS encoding bifunctional 4-hydroxy-2-oxoglutarate aldolase/2-dehydro-3-deoxy-phosphogluconate aldolase, producing MSNDKENVSMINTLQKILDQKLVAVVRGADPEDVMPIAEALFDGGIRIMEITMDTPQVETVISEVNNAFDGEMIVGVGTVLDPESAKTAIMAGAQFIFTPTVNTETIKMTKRYGVVSIPGAMTPTEILTAYEHGADLIKVFPAGALGPGYIKDVHGPMPYVPLMPTGAVSLSNVREYFEKGAVAAGLGSALVRTASPLTNDDLQAMTANAKQFIDAIEGV from the coding sequence ATGTCGAACGATAAGGAGAATGTTTCAATGATAAATACGTTGCAAAAAATTTTGGACCAAAAACTGGTGGCAGTTGTTCGAGGAGCCGATCCGGAAGATGTGATGCCAATAGCGGAGGCGCTTTTTGACGGCGGAATACGCATTATGGAGATCACAATGGACACACCGCAAGTGGAAACGGTGATCAGTGAGGTGAATAATGCTTTTGATGGTGAAATGATTGTTGGTGTAGGTACGGTTTTGGACCCGGAATCAGCCAAAACAGCGATTATGGCAGGAGCGCAGTTCATTTTTACTCCGACCGTTAACACCGAAACGATTAAGATGACGAAGCGATATGGAGTTGTCAGCATTCCAGGTGCGATGACACCGACGGAAATTCTGACTGCATATGAACACGGTGCAGATCTTATAAAAGTATTTCCTGCAGGTGCGTTGGGGCCGGGATATATCAAAGATGTGCATGGTCCAATGCCATATGTTCCGTTAATGCCAACCGGGGCCGTCAGCCTGTCCAATGTCCGGGAGTATTTTGAAAAAGGTGCTGTTGCGGCAGGTCTCGGCAGTGCACTTGTCAGAACGGCTTCACCGCTGACCAACGATGATTTGCAGGCAATGACAGCAAATGCAAAACAATTTATTGATGCGATTGAAGGTGTATAA
- a CDS encoding YitT family protein — MNKLIKDIILIVFGSMIYAFSLTFLVIPNHLAEGGIPGVSIILHYAFSWSPGITTFILNSAVLLIGYRYLPRRMVAMSILTIPLISFFMYITEGKVEPLGDPLGSAIFAGVFIGIGTGMIFRAGGSMGGSTLIAKMLNHNLGWDLTGTNLFIDTLIVASGLFVISPLNIMYTVIALYIGKKSTDFIVEGLDTKKAVSVISVKAPEVADEIIKQLETSATVFKSYGGYSKESKDMVYVIINRYQVFKLKRVITLVDNEAFVIIHDVRDVFGGSFSWLPFK, encoded by the coding sequence TTGAATAAATTGATAAAAGATATTATATTGATTGTTTTTGGTTCCATGATTTATGCATTTTCACTGACTTTTTTGGTCATTCCTAACCATTTGGCAGAAGGCGGAATTCCAGGAGTCTCCATTATTTTGCATTATGCTTTCTCCTGGTCGCCCGGGATTACAACGTTTATATTGAATTCAGCTGTGCTGCTGATTGGTTATCGATATTTACCAAGACGCATGGTTGCGATGTCGATTCTGACAATTCCACTCATATCCTTCTTTATGTATATAACAGAAGGGAAGGTTGAGCCGCTCGGAGATCCGCTGGGATCAGCCATTTTTGCAGGTGTATTCATCGGAATCGGGACGGGGATGATTTTTCGTGCCGGCGGTTCGATGGGTGGATCGACACTGATTGCAAAAATGCTCAATCATAATCTCGGATGGGACTTGACCGGAACGAATTTGTTCATCGATACGCTTATCGTAGCGTCCGGATTATTTGTAATCAGTCCGCTGAATATCATGTACACGGTTATTGCACTTTATATTGGCAAAAAATCAACCGACTTCATTGTTGAGGGACTGGATACGAAAAAAGCAGTCAGTGTTATTTCGGTCAAAGCCCCTGAAGTTGCTGATGAAATTATTAAACAATTGGAAACCAGTGCAACGGTATTTAAAAGTTATGGCGGCTATTCAAAAGAATCCAAGGATATGGTTTATGTTATCATAAACCGTTATCAGGTATTTAAATTGAAGCGGGTCATTACTTTAGTGGATAATGAAGCTTTTGTCATTATTCATGATGTCCGTGATGTATTTGGCGGCAGCTTTTCCTGGCTTCCTTTTAAATAA
- a CDS encoding flotillin family protein — MEVIFIVGLLIGLAIVVGIGWFIYMKIKYKTVPSNIALIITGPKLGDPEKDHNVFRDEEGRYLKVIRGGGHRLRMFQTHTPVSLTAFQLKISTPTVYTKQGVPIVGEAVAMIKVADSLEGIAKYAEQFLGREQKDIEHDIAEVLGANLRAILSKMTVEQINNDRESFNSQVRDIAQNQLDAMGFKITSLGLTDLKDDEGSNYLQNLGRPRTAEVKKTAEIAEATNNRETKVHVAQMNEETKREEYEREISIAESRKDKEIKDALFKEETEKARAKTEAAYDLEKAERELQVEKERLKVTRQDKEESLRLKQLERERNVALEKEEAKVRKEKADAEYYERIKTAEAEAESREKAGHAEAEVIKTKSLAEAEGIEKRAEALNKHKEVMMVEMMIKMLPDFAKSVAEPLGNVESIRIMDGGNGDGVGNFTGNVTNTMTNLQESLAQMTGLDLNEIINNISGKSNLKGELGQIASSLERNTTSASDENETTEIDDKENDVSEQKPTDSSRAEESTTEE, encoded by the coding sequence ATGGAAGTTATTTTTATTGTGGGGTTACTTATTGGTTTAGCCATCGTTGTTGGTATTGGATGGTTTATTTATATGAAAATAAAATATAAAACCGTCCCATCCAATATCGCACTTATTATTACGGGTCCAAAACTGGGTGATCCAGAAAAAGATCATAATGTGTTCCGCGATGAAGAAGGAAGATACTTAAAAGTTATTCGCGGCGGCGGACATCGTCTCCGTATGTTCCAAACACATACACCCGTTTCATTGACAGCATTCCAGCTGAAGATTTCAACACCTACCGTTTACACCAAACAAGGTGTTCCAATTGTTGGGGAAGCTGTGGCAATGATAAAAGTTGCAGATTCATTGGAAGGTATTGCGAAATATGCTGAGCAATTTCTGGGAAGAGAACAAAAGGATATTGAGCATGACATTGCTGAAGTATTGGGAGCCAATCTTCGCGCTATATTATCCAAAATGACGGTGGAACAAATCAATAACGACCGTGAAAGTTTCAACAGTCAGGTTCGTGACATTGCACAAAATCAATTGGATGCCATGGGCTTCAAAATCACAAGCCTTGGGTTAACGGATCTTAAGGATGATGAAGGAAGTAATTATTTGCAAAACCTTGGGCGTCCGCGTACTGCAGAAGTTAAAAAAACCGCGGAAATTGCAGAGGCTACCAACAACCGTGAAACCAAAGTTCACGTTGCACAAATGAATGAAGAAACGAAACGGGAAGAATACGAACGTGAGATTTCTATTGCGGAATCGCGTAAAGATAAAGAAATAAAAGATGCCTTATTCAAAGAAGAAACCGAGAAAGCTCGTGCAAAAACAGAGGCTGCATATGATTTGGAGAAAGCTGAGCGCGAATTACAGGTCGAAAAAGAACGACTCAAAGTTACAAGACAGGACAAGGAAGAATCATTACGCCTAAAGCAGCTGGAACGTGAACGTAACGTTGCGCTGGAAAAAGAAGAGGCGAAAGTCCGAAAAGAAAAAGCAGACGCCGAATATTATGAGCGAATCAAAACCGCTGAGGCGGAAGCGGAATCAAGAGAAAAAGCTGGTCATGCTGAAGCTGAGGTTATTAAAACAAAAAGTCTGGCTGAGGCGGAAGGAATTGAAAAACGTGCTGAAGCATTAAATAAACATAAAGAAGTCATGATGGTTGAAATGATGATCAAGATGCTTCCTGACTTCGCTAAATCAGTCGCAGAACCGCTTGGTAATGTGGAATCCATCCGAATTATGGACGGTGGAAATGGTGATGGAGTCGGGAATTTCACCGGAAACGTAACCAACACCATGACCAATCTGCAGGAAAGTCTTGCACAGATGACCGGGTTGGATTTGAATGAAATCATCAATAATATTTCCGGTAAAAGTAACCTCAAAGGGGAGTTAGGTCAGATTGCCAGCTCGCTGGAAAGGAACACCACGTCAGCCTCGGATGAAAACGAAACAACTGAAATAGACGATAAGGAAAATGACGTGTCCGAACAGAAACCAACCGACTCATCACGTGCCGAAGAATCAACAACAGAAGAATAA
- a CDS encoding SDR family oxidoreductase: protein MLSNLSREPYPLKGKNVMITGVSRWQGIGYAIARQAAAWGASVIIHHFQPHDKEQPWGADDLHHVLTGIESELTDKAFLYDVSGDFADPEEPIKLMDEINRECGHLDALICNHGLSGSDGAIGELTAEMLDKHYAVNTRSTLLLTQCFASQHDAVRDRGKVIYMTSGQRLGSMHGEIAYAAAKGALADITTTIADQLADENITVNTINPGPVNTGYLNNEAWNKMKPMFPFGRFGEPEDPAQLITWLLTNEASWITGQIIHTEGGFARWRPPSE, encoded by the coding sequence ATTCTGTCTAACTTATCGCGTGAACCATACCCACTAAAAGGAAAAAATGTAATGATAACCGGAGTTAGCCGCTGGCAAGGAATCGGCTATGCAATTGCACGTCAGGCAGCCGCATGGGGTGCGTCTGTCATCATCCATCATTTTCAGCCTCACGATAAAGAACAACCATGGGGCGCAGATGATTTGCACCACGTATTAACAGGGATTGAATCAGAACTTACCGATAAAGCATTTCTGTATGATGTAAGCGGAGACTTTGCAGACCCGGAGGAACCAATAAAACTGATGGACGAAATTAACAGGGAATGCGGACATCTTGACGCCCTTATTTGCAATCATGGTCTGAGCGGAAGTGACGGTGCAATTGGTGAGTTAACAGCTGAAATGTTGGACAAACATTATGCGGTTAATACGCGTTCAACCCTGCTTCTGACGCAATGTTTTGCTTCACAGCATGATGCCGTAAGAGACCGCGGAAAAGTTATTTACATGACTTCAGGACAACGATTAGGTTCGATGCATGGAGAGATTGCATACGCTGCAGCTAAAGGTGCATTAGCAGACATAACCACGACAATTGCCGACCAGCTTGCCGATGAGAATATAACGGTGAATACAATTAACCCCGGTCCTGTAAATACGGGTTATTTAAATAACGAAGCGTGGAACAAGATGAAACCGATGTTCCCGTTTGGACGATTCGGGGAACCGGAAGATCCTGCACAGCTGATTACCTGGCTCTTAACAAATGAAGCTTCATGGATAACAGGACAAATCATTCATACGGAAGGAGGATTTGCCCGGTGGCGTCCTCCATCTGAATAA
- a CDS encoding SAM hydrolase/SAM-dependent halogenase family protein: MSKNLVLQTDFGLSDGAVSAMYGVALSVAPELRIFDLTHDIPQFNIWEGSYRLYQTVSYWPEDTVFVSVVDPGVGTDRLSIVIKTTENQYIVTPDNGTLTHIKRNIGITEVREIDERVNRLPKSGDSYTFHGRDVYAYTGARLASGTIHFDEVGPKLNVEDIIEIEHNQSYIDEDGIVHGNIDIHDVRFGNLWTNIDHDLFKEANFKYGDSFEVTIANNTRQVYKNIMTFGRSFADSHLGEPLIYVNSLDKLGVAINQGSFAKAYQIETGMNWKITIRRAPKIVYNE; the protein is encoded by the coding sequence ATGAGTAAAAATTTAGTGCTTCAGACAGACTTTGGTTTAAGTGACGGTGCGGTAAGTGCGATGTATGGTGTTGCTTTATCGGTTGCTCCGGAGTTGCGAATATTTGACTTAACACATGATATCCCACAATTTAATATCTGGGAAGGATCGTATCGGCTTTACCAGACCGTCTCCTACTGGCCGGAAGATACCGTTTTTGTTTCAGTTGTTGACCCCGGTGTCGGAACCGACCGTTTAAGTATCGTTATTAAAACGACAGAGAATCAATATATTGTTACACCTGACAATGGTACCTTGACACACATTAAACGAAACATTGGCATCACGGAAGTCAGGGAGATTGATGAGCGTGTAAATCGTTTGCCTAAATCAGGTGATTCATATACGTTTCACGGCCGTGATGTTTACGCGTACACAGGAGCACGTCTGGCTTCAGGCACGATTCATTTTGATGAGGTTGGCCCAAAATTGAATGTGGAAGACATCATTGAAATCGAGCATAACCAATCATACATTGATGAAGATGGCATTGTACACGGCAACATTGACATTCACGATGTCCGCTTCGGTAATCTCTGGACGAATATTGACCATGATTTATTTAAGGAAGCCAATTTTAAATACGGAGATTCTTTCGAAGTGACCATCGCCAACAACACCAGGCAGGTTTATAAAAATATCATGACATTTGGACGATCATTTGCTGACAGCCATTTGGGTGAACCTCTCATCTATGTAAATTCTCTGGATAAACTCGGTGTTGCCATCAATCAGGGTTCATTTGCGAAAGCATATCAGATCGAAACAGGCATGAATTGGAAAATAACCATTCGCCGTGCTCCAAAAATCGTGTACAATGAATAG
- a CDS encoding sugar kinase, translating into MDVVTLGETMVLFTPEHAGPMRYSDRFSSRVAGAESNVAIGLARLGVQAGWISRLGADEFGKKIRAFVRGEGVDTSRITIDETADTGLFFKEKLAPGEWRVKYYRKDSAASRMRPDDVDETYIADAKFLHITGITPALSESCYETVLNAIYYAKRNNVLVVFDPNLRRKLWQEARAREVLLELAGQADIVLPGIEEAEFLFGSGSTEQLARKFHAHGASVVVMKLGKQGAYYLDQDMEGYAAGFENPEVVDPVGAGDGFSAGFLSGLLDGLNLPDSVQRANAVGAMVTMAAGDVEGLPEKERLLEFMHNRGQGDVER; encoded by the coding sequence TTGGATGTGGTGACACTGGGGGAAACTATGGTGCTGTTCACGCCGGAACATGCTGGCCCAATGCGTTATTCGGATCGCTTTTCGAGCCGAGTAGCAGGAGCGGAATCGAATGTGGCAATCGGGCTTGCCCGGCTTGGTGTGCAGGCTGGCTGGATAAGCCGGCTTGGTGCTGATGAATTCGGTAAAAAAATTCGTGCGTTTGTCCGTGGTGAAGGTGTTGATACGAGCCGGATAACCATCGATGAAACGGCAGATACCGGTCTTTTTTTCAAAGAAAAGCTGGCACCTGGTGAATGGCGGGTGAAATATTACCGGAAAGATTCAGCGGCAAGCAGGATGCGTCCTGACGATGTGGATGAAACCTACATTGCCGATGCGAAATTTTTGCATATAACCGGCATTACACCGGCACTGAGTGAGAGCTGCTATGAAACCGTTTTAAACGCGATTTATTATGCGAAAAGAAACAATGTACTGGTCGTGTTTGATCCGAATTTGCGGCGAAAGCTTTGGCAGGAAGCAAGGGCACGTGAAGTCTTACTTGAATTGGCCGGCCAAGCGGATATCGTCCTGCCGGGAATTGAGGAAGCAGAATTTCTGTTTGGCAGCGGGTCGACGGAACAATTGGCGAGGAAATTTCACGCGCACGGAGCGTCCGTTGTTGTTATGAAGCTGGGTAAACAAGGTGCTTATTATCTGGATCAGGACATGGAAGGCTATGCAGCTGGTTTTGAAAATCCGGAAGTTGTTGATCCGGTGGGTGCCGGTGACGGGTTTTCAGCTGGGTTTCTTTCGGGATTGCTTGACGGATTGAATTTGCCCGATTCGGTCCAACGTGCAAATGCTGTTGGTGCGATGGTTACAATGGCGGCTGGTGATGTGGAAGGATTGCCTGAAAAAGAGCGGCTTCTGGAGTTTATGCATAACAGGGGTCAGGGAGATGTCGAACGATAA